One window from the genome of Betaproteobacteria bacterium encodes:
- the aroA gene encoding 3-phosphoshikimate 1-carboxyvinyltransferase: MNHLDLAHASRASGALRLPGSKSLSNRTLLLAALAEGTTQVRGLLDSDDTRVMLEALRTLGISLVPGSREGDWSVQGAPGGFPVKQASIFLGNAGTAFRSLTAALALGDGHYRLEGVPRMHERPIGDLVDALRQAGARIEYLANEGFPPLAIAPCERRANAAVRVRGNVSSQFLTALLMALGAAGNAARIEVVGELISKPYVEMTLALLQRFGVHVEREGCGAFALPAGARYRSPGTIDVEGDASSASYFLAAGLLGGGPLRVEGVGRTSLQGDVRFTEVIEAMGGKVTLGDNWIEVSGRLPLKPLDADLNTIPDAAMTAAVLALFASGPSRLRNIASWRVKETDRLAAMATELRKLGAVVEEGADCLAITPPTGYSGPVRAGPPVAIDTYDDHRMAMCFALAAFGPVPVRINDPACVSKTFPGFFEAWAGVVA; encoded by the coding sequence GTGAACCATCTCGACCTCGCGCACGCCTCCCGCGCGTCCGGCGCGCTGCGCCTTCCGGGTTCCAAGAGCCTGTCGAATCGCACCCTTCTACTCGCAGCACTCGCGGAAGGCACGACGCAGGTTCGCGGGCTCCTCGATTCCGACGACACCCGCGTGATGCTCGAGGCGCTGCGCACGCTCGGCATATCGCTGGTGCCCGGCTCCCGGGAGGGGGACTGGTCGGTGCAGGGCGCACCGGGCGGGTTCCCGGTGAAGCAGGCATCGATCTTCCTGGGCAACGCGGGCACCGCTTTCCGCTCGCTCACCGCGGCGCTGGCGCTGGGCGACGGGCACTACCGGCTGGAAGGCGTGCCGCGCATGCATGAGCGTCCCATCGGCGACCTCGTCGATGCCCTGCGCCAGGCCGGCGCCCGCATCGAATACCTGGCGAACGAGGGTTTCCCGCCGCTGGCGATCGCGCCCTGCGAGCGCCGAGCGAACGCGGCCGTCCGGGTGCGCGGAAACGTGTCGAGCCAGTTCCTCACCGCGCTCCTCATGGCGCTCGGCGCGGCGGGAAACGCGGCACGAATCGAGGTCGTGGGCGAGTTGATCTCGAAGCCCTACGTCGAGATGACGCTGGCCCTCCTGCAGCGATTCGGCGTTCATGTCGAGCGCGAGGGCTGCGGCGCGTTCGCACTGCCGGCGGGCGCCCGCTACCGCTCGCCCGGGACGATCGACGTCGAAGGCGATGCCTCGTCGGCGTCCTACTTCCTCGCGGCGGGCCTGCTGGGAGGGGGTCCGCTTCGCGTCGAGGGCGTGGGGCGCACCAGCCTCCAGGGCGACGTCCGCTTCACGGAAGTGATCGAGGCGATGGGTGGGAAGGTCACGCTGGGCGACAACTGGATCGAGGTGTCGGGCCGGCTGCCGCTCAAGCCGCTGGATGCGGACCTCAACACGATTCCAGACGCTGCGATGACGGCGGCAGTTCTCGCCCTGTTCGCGAGCGGGCCTTCCCGGCTTCGCAACATCGCCAGCTGGCGCGTGAAGGAGACCGACCGGTTGGCCGCCATGGCCACCGAGCTGCGCAAGCTCGGTGCCGTCGTGGAGGAGGGCGCCGACTGCCTGGCGATCACGCCCCCCACGGGCTACTCGGGACCCGTGCGCGCCGGTCCCCCGGTGGCGATCGATACCTACGACGACCACCGCATGGCGATGTGCTTCGCGCTGGCGGCCTTCGGTCCCGTCCCGGTCCGCATCAACGATCCCGCCTGCGTGTCGAAGACGTTTCCCGGGTTTTTCGAGGCCTGGGCCGGCGTGGTCGCCTAG